The following coding sequences lie in one Glycine max cultivar Williams 82 chromosome 19, Glycine_max_v4.0, whole genome shotgun sequence genomic window:
- the LOC100527389 gene encoding NADH dehydrogenase [ubiquinone] iron-sulfur protein 5-B has product MASGWGITGNKGRCYDFWMDFSECMSRCREPKDCAFLREDYLECLHHSKEFQRRNRIYKEEQRKLRAATRKGQEDGVNEHHH; this is encoded by the exons atggcgTCGGGCTGGGGAATTACCGGAAACAAAGGTCGCTGCTACGATTTCTGGATGGATTTCAGCGAGTGCATGTCTCGCTGCCGTGAGCCCAAGGACTGTGCTTTTCTCCGCGAAGACTACCTCGAGTGCCTCCACCATTCCAAAGAG TTTCAACGACGAAACCGGATTTACAAGGAGGAGCAGCGCAAACTAAGGGCTGCTACCAGGAAAGGCCAGGAGGATGGGGTTAATGAACATCATCATTAG